The Lasioglossum baleicum chromosome 3, iyLasBale1, whole genome shotgun sequence region CGCTATCGCATTTCATAATAGCTTTTTTAATTGACTGAACACCGAACTAGATTATCCAAAATACTCGCGTAATAAAATAACCGATTGGGAAAACCGTGAAACCTTTGGAGATTCGTAGATTTTACATCGAGATCCCCTCGGTCGATCTAATCGCTCTCCGCTTTATCCCAAATGAAACGCATCCGAGCCTAAATAAAACACTCTAGAAACATTGtaacccggaaaagaaagaataTATGATAGCAATTGATCTGTTCGATTTGGAGTGTCGAAAATGTGGCTCGGGTGGCCAACAACGTAGAAAAATCGTGCAGCTAGGTGCTGGGGGTTAATTGCTCGGTTGCTCCCGTTGTTAAGACCGGTCCGCCGACATGACAGCTGGAATCCGAAAAAGAAAAGACTCCGAAGAGAGCGAAATGTTAGCGACTGATAGCGAGATAGCAAGGTGTGCTCTCGCTGCCATCCGAATCATGACCGCTCAGCTTCGGGGCCAGCAACGAGGAGTCATTCCTCGCCATACGATACGCTAGACACGAGCGGGTACTAAATTTGGTCCGGTTGCTCCTAAAATTAGCTACCCGGTTTACTTGATTCTCTttcactcctctctctctctctctctctctctctctctctctctctctctctctttttctctctcgccGTTTCTCGTCACTCTCTCCGTTGTATGGTACGATCCCGGTCGTAGCTGTCGGTAAGTCTTCCCGTCGATACTCCATCTCTAAGAAGCTGCTGAGACCGGGACCGGGACCGCGTTTTGTTTCGAGGTACGCTAGAACCTCCGTTCTCCGAACCGATCGGAATCCATAACTGTCCCTACCCTGGAACCGCTATTGCCAATAAGTCGTTCGTTAATCGAGGAACGACAGAAAGAATTCGGATTGGTCTCTTGGCTGGTCGCGGATaacgaataaatattatttttatttcattcttttccgTTTGTACCGTAccctatttattttattattatttctaccaCACGGctatttccatttcattcattttattttgtatgcAAGTGGAGAAACATCAAATTAACGAAACCCTTCACAGTTCACAGCATccattaatttttgttatagcGGCATAATACTCTTTCTCGTACACATTTCTTATCCATCTGTCACGGCAGGAATGAATTTTCAAGTTCAGTCATTACAATATTTCCCGAGATATGGCTGACGCGTAACAATCCACACGATCGTTGCTAAATCACTCGCTGGTACATACCATGAACCCTTAAGGAAAAATTGTGGCACGATATTATGTGATCTGGTAGGTCAGTGCAAATAGTTCGCGACGGATTCCTTGTTGTGTTTTAACGCGAAATTGTTCGCTGACGTAATAAATATGTTGCGCGTGTCAGAGAAATTTAGAAAAGAAGAGTTTGTTTTGTTCGAAATATACCCCTACCATTTATAATCTCCTGCagttttatttttcgtaatatgGACCAGAAAGAAACAGTATATGTAATATCTTGAGTACTGTCTACGCGTGCACGCGGCCGTGAACGCGTCGAAAAATAAACCGGAACCGGCATGGATGAAGAGGTTGCGCGCGATCATCGATGATCTTGAGTTACACGCTGCTCGGACGCGTGGCGTCGCGACGTCAGTTCGAATGCGAGTGGTTCCTCGACGAAACGACGCGACAGGACACGACGGAGAAACGGTTGATCGTGCTTCGACTTCCTTCTTTCAGGTGAAAAAGATTGTTCGCGTGACTCCGAAAAACGCGCAAGTGTTCTGCAACTATGAAAAAATTTCACTCGTTCCGACACACGGTTTCGTTAAAGAGAGCTTAGGAAGTATGtagtcgagagagagagagagagagagagagagagagagagagagagagagagagagagagagagagagagagactaaaTACATTCGAagcgccgcgcgccgccatgCCACCCCGAAATGGGGATATTTCGTTCGATTCGCATGATCGTTCGGTTCGATCCGAGAGAGCGCGCTCGCCCGATACAAGATGGTCCACACGGTTATTTCGAGCGATTCTTACAGGGAACGGTTTCGGTTTTGTCACGATTCTAAAATTGTGCGCGTCGCCTCGCGCGTTGCAACGCCTTCGTAAAATTGACATTGGCGCGCTTCCGAATGTACGATTTCTTCCCGAAACATCATCCCGGAAGAATCCGGTTTTTTCGTTTCAGGGTGGAACGGTGTTAggcgagccagacaaggtggaAAGCATCGGCGTCACTTACCTGTCGTACTCCATCTTCCTCGAGTACATCAACGGCCTGGGCACGTCCAAGTTCACGTGAGTTCGATCATGTCCATTTTCATTCTTCCGCGTGCCTTCTCGttcgaatataaaaatagaattcTGTGCATTTTGCGATTTTCTACGATTTTCTACGATTTCATTCGAGTGCAATGTAATTCTTTTTGCGTTGGGAAAAGTTTGATTATGTTTGCTTGGACACGTCCATTTTTTTGCTTTCTCGCTGTGTAGgagtatatttttatttggtgATTTATCTATTTATGTAATGCCTTTTCGGCCTTTTTCAATgagaaatttattattataaatttatttcatacgGTGGTGGCTAAAATATGTTATTTTAAAATCGCTTGTACAaaattgaatgaaatgaaatatctATCTTGTTTGCTGCAGTTGCAAATAAAATCTTTAATTTTCTGCgtttagaaaataaaatgtttacttatattatatattatatgccaacaaccgtagtcccgttgaaagcaccggttctcgttagatcaccgaagttaaacaacgtggaacgtgaccggcactaggatgggtgaccgtctggtcaaaaaccggaaagtgacccacccgtggtgtttttcacgtgttgttggcaaaaggtggttcggaacccaccataaacagtaggtcccgctgaaaaggcgatggtgagagtggaaaaaggagaggattggtaaatgaatttgaaaccctgaggggacctaatatcatgtccatacatacatattaaatattatatgtcTTATTAAATTGTCGcgttcagaaatgaaatatttggtctttttcatttgaaaacgatcgcaaataaaaacaattttgctGATAAAATATCTAATTGGAAAAATGTGCaacatatttgaaaatagtattcacAGATAGAGGTGCTACTAAATATTATAGTGACATCATTATTCGTCTCGCTATACCTCTGCGTTTttcgttgttattattatatgaTTCATGGATCGTGCGTCACAAGTCACGAGTATCACGCGCACGCGTCAACAATTTTCCGCGGTCTCTGCTATTCTTATTTTAGTGATTGCATTTTCTATTTCTCGCGAAATGGAGGCACGAGAGTTTTCAATTGACCACGATGCGATGGTACGCGTTTATGTAGTTCTCGGTTTCTGTGCTTTCTAGGTTTGTGTTATAAAATGCATAACATCCACGGTCTAATAATAACCGCAGAAAAACAGACCAACTTGGGCACAGACATCTTTTAACCGAAAATAACCCTTATCCCTCGCGAGGCGGATGCTTTTAACTTTTAACGATTTCATGGCATCCATAACTGGGTCTGGATTTTTCTCTTGTATGTTTCTGAACCGATTACTATAcgtttcaatatacatatttgaCAATTTTTTCTAATATACTAGGAGTAACGCTAGATTTAAGTAATTTTTTGGATATTAGCGGACTCGGAGAACATATCTTTCCTAAAGTAGGTTCTTGTATAAATTTTACCGTAAATGCATACCGGTACTAATTAAAATGACTATTTTATTGCAGCCCAGGAACGTACAATTTATTCAAGCACAACTGCAACTGCTTCACGGAAGAAGTCAGCAACTTTTTGGCGGGAAAAAGTATTCCGAAGTACATCCTCGATCTACCAGAAGAGATACTACAATTGTaagattttaacaaaatcaattatatgtatgtatgttattaGAATTTAGAATACGCGTGGTATGTGTATGTAGTATGTATTGGGCATTGGGTAGGAAATGGAAATGGAAAtgtaggaatcgtctgacgcgtctgatcatgtccgaccaattctactttttCGCGCCGCGCGACTTTAAACTTCACTCTCTCGAAAACGTGCTGTCgaacgaaaaaatatttttcctttttttccatcTATTTTTACACCTGGAATCATCCTCTTCCGCTCCACTCTGTATAGCATAGACGTATTTTACATGTGAAATTCTGTTCGACTGAAATCACTCGATTTTCGTGTGCAGACCCATTGGACAAGGTTTGAGAACACTGATAGAAACTTTGAGCAACAGTCCAAGTGGATCAGCACTGTTCACAGTCGGTTCGACATTCCTTGGGACAAGAAACCAGAGAGAAGTCTCGCCAGAATTTGAGCTTTTAAATGAGGCCATTGAGGAAGCACGGTGAcaacaattttgaaactctatcTATAAACATTGAACGTCTCTCTGAGAAACACTTTTTCCTTTTTCATCGTGAAATCTAACTTTTTTTTCAACTATAAAAAGTATTATCTGATATTTATGAATATTgttgtttatatgtatatcatcgCGGCAGATTAAATTCAATTGCGTTGGAAGAAAGAAGGAACGAGCTGAACGAAAAGCTAGCTAAGGAGgacaggaagaagaagaaaaagaagaagaaggagaagaaacaCAAGGGAAGCAAAGAGATTGGCGGTGATACGAATAGCACAGGTCCCAGCAATTGTTCGGAAATGGCGGAAAGCGAAGGTATGTTGCATTCCATCGACTATACGTACTAacgatttttcatttattttagttGATAGGTGAACTATCAAGTAATACATataaattgcgtttgtttaatgttaCCGTTGaaaatcgaaagtgaaagtgtacCGTATAACATAACATAACACGTTGCGATAATAGAAAACGTTTATCTGTTACTAGCTGCCCAACAATTGACCGAAGCACAATTGTTGAGTTTCGACGAGCCCGCGGAATCGTTGCCAGCAGAGCCCCCCATAGTGTTCAAAGACTTGGTGGACGTGAAGGCGGAGTACGACACTCTAAACAGTCTGGTAACCGAGCAACTGAACGAAGAGGAGAAGCAATGCATGGACAAACTGAGAATGTACGTCCTAGAGGATGAAGGCTCCTGGGCGCTCGAAGACAACTTCTTAAATTTTGTAGGTGAGTCGGCGAACGATTGCGTTTCGGAATTGCGTTTAGATCGCTAAACAATCTGTACGATGTCTACGTTGTTCGTCAGGTCGAATTCTGAGGGACGAGACGATACCAAGCAACGCAAGAGTGAAACTGTTCAACATACTTTCCGTTGCCGCGTTAAAGGACGATGTGATTCTTTTGCTACACCAAGACAGGAGAGACCATATCATTATGAACTACGCTTACGACTTTGATCTACATCCCGCGGAAGAACAGCTTGCTCTCACACAATTTGTAAGCGATATCCAATGttaggctctctctctctctctctctctctctctctctctctcgctctctctctctctctctctctctctctctcgagtctATCTACGTATACGTAAAactgtgaaaacaaattttaatctgCCGCGGTTCGCAAACTTGTTAACAGTTAACAAACTTGTTCGAGAACCTGAGCAGTTCCGAATGGCTGTTGTACATATCGTTGTGGCAGCACAAGAACCAGAAAATCAACAACATCAGAGTGACGACGAAAGTGGCGATACACGCGTTGCTTTCACCCTCGATAGACTTGCAGACACGAGGTGCTGCTATTATTCACAATCTGGCCTGCAAAGAAGTGAAAACTGTGGTCCGTATCTATCTTATGTTAGCTGACGTTGCGACGAACGATCGCCTCTTCGTATTGCGCTCGCGTTTTCCAACTGCCTAGGCGCCTAGGCGCCTGCGCGATCCCCCAGGGATCTTCTCACGTCCTTCCGAAATTCCCATAGGTGTTCGACGATCTGGCTGCAGAACTGACGATGGCGTTATGCCAATATTTCAACGACACACCCGAAGAGGAGCAGCTGTTCGTTTGCATGAAGTCGTTGGCTCGTTTGACCCAGGTCAGCAGCGATTACGTGCCAATGACCATCAAGATGGTTGGTATGAAACCGACCAAGTTTCTAGGAACATCCGACAGGGTTGACGAACAAATCGAGCTGGTCAACAAGAGATTGACGTAAATCGGCCAATAAATGGCCACACGTGTGCCAAACCCAGCGTATCGAACGATCTTATTATTGTgttattattgaatttttacatAGAGATTTTATCGAAAATAAATATCGACTATAAttacgtttattaattattaattatcgtTGTCACTTAATATATAATTGTTACCATTATtgtcatcgtcatcgtcattatattatataatattattgttattattattattattattattattacttttgtttttattattattattattattattattatcgtcgTCGTCATTACATCACTGCATTGAAAGTTGCACAAGTACCTTTTTGTTTGTGTatgctttttttttcttttcttgccATCTTCCGTTGCCCACTGGGTGcacaaaaaattcatttcgaaaaCGTACGCGATCTCTTTTATTAGTTATACATATAGTTCTTCTTGCATTTGGTATTCGCGAAAGCATAATTTAGGTGTtgatgataaataaataaacgtttATGTAGCAGCTTGTAGTGGCCAACTCccttttcatatatgtatatgtgtattaTAATATCAAAGCTGGAGCTATACCTTTTTTCGACGATACTAGAAAGTACCCCGTGTGTATTTTACCATAATAGGAAACGCACTGGAAAGTTATGATTGAAAATACTAAAAACCATGCATAAAAAATTACCATACAGTCTTCCCAATTGAACGATAGATAAATTAAACGTTTCGTATCTGATAAATAGGGCTTGTTGTTAGTCTATGTTTGCCGAAGATTAACAGAAACGTTTCGATTGCGCCACTGCCGTGTCTAATTTTGTTTGCCGATGAATTAGGTATATGGCATATATGGAAGAGAGCCGTGATACAGACGCAAACTGTAACATTAATTAGATGTTGAGGGATTTAACTTATACATTTTAGGATACAACGAGATAAAACGCGAAGCCGTATTTCTTTACTTTATGACAGGATTTATTCCACGTGAAATATTTACTTGGAAAGTATGGCAACATTGGTTCTCATGTTTCGGAAAAGATCGATATACCATGCAGAGTTGAATGGTGCGAACGGTGCTGCAGCTGCAGTTGTCGATGTGTATGtaaaatttgttaatgttcgaCCTAATGGTccataaataaaaaagagataaatatgaataataaatgaTCAGCCGACGGGGTCGTGATGCTTACATCTTGAATAACAAAGAGCGAAATATGGTCCAGAAACGATGTAAAGAAACCGATGGCATTGAATCGGTGGACCGTCTAGTCGTGACATTATATGTAATGCTCTCGTTTAATctccagcagatttactcgagtAAACTGATTGTGAGATCGTAAGATATAGGAGGGGATAGTCGTCTATATGTATAGTACTATATTTCAAGTTAAATGTAGAGCATgctgacatatacatatatatgtatgtattgtattatacatatattgcgCGTGATTATGTCAAATATAGATGTCTCTTCACTTATTCATAATTTTCTTAAGAATGATATATTTATTCGCGAAATAAATTTCGTTTGTTACTATACTCTACCGatataatgtatatttaataataagttTCAAAAAAGAGTACTTCTATCGTAGAATGTAGAATgtacataataaaataaaaataaaaataataaaagaattaagaaatagaaattgttgCATGTACTCACGCGTAAAGTATGTCGAGGTCACGGCTAAACGATTGAAAAAACAAGTTCTCCTGTTCCTAGCAATCTACTTGGAAAATCTTCATTTCGCATATAACATCGTTCAACCCTCTACGACACTCTACGTGCATACACCtatgtatacatgtgcataGGTTGAAGTACATAGGCAGGTCTATAAGGACTACAGACTATATGGACTTTAGTAcatatctatacatatatgtataggatTCTGGAGACTGGAAATTGTGGAAACCAATTTGAAATTTTCCTCAGCTCCGGTAGCAAGCGAAGCAAAACCCAGCAGCTTCCTCTTCCCTCTTCCTgtcgccgcgccgagccga contains the following coding sequences:
- the LOC143207451 gene encoding uncharacterized protein LOC143207451 isoform X3 — its product is MKRLRAIIDDLELHAARTRGVATSVRMRVVPRRNDATGHDGETVDRASTSFFQGGTVLGEPDKVESIGVTYLSYSIFLEYINGLGTSKFTPGTYNLFKHNCNCFTEEVSNFLAGKSIPKYILDLPEEILQLPIGQGLRTLIETLSNSPSGSALFTVGSTFLGTRNQREVSPEFELLNEAIEEARLNSIALEERRNELNEKLAKEDRKKKKKKKKEKKHKGSKEIGGDTNSTGPSNCSEMAESEAAQQLTEAQLLSFDEPAESLPAEPPIVFKDLVDVKAEYDTLNSLVTEQLNEEEKQCMDKLRMYVLEDEGSWALEDNFLNFVGRILRDETIPSNARVKLFNILSVAALKDDVILLLHQDRRDHIIMNYAYDFDLHPAEEQLALTQFLTNLFENLSSSEWLLYISLWQHKNQKINNIRVTTKVAIHALLSPSIDLQTRGAAIIHNLACKEVKTVVFDDLAAELTMALCQYFNDTPEEEQLFVCMKSLARLTQVSSDYVPMTIKMVGMKPTKFLGTSDRVDEQIELVNKRLT
- the LOC143207451 gene encoding uncharacterized protein LOC143207451 isoform X1, which encodes MRVGKSCAWPAITLNKMDNDEDSSVMVELYIYDLSKGMAAKMSRTVIGRHVEGIWHTAIVAYGREYYFGPFGIQTARPGGTVLGEPDKVESIGVTYLSYSIFLEYINGLGTSKFTPGTYNLFKHNCNCFTEEVSNFLAGKSIPKYILDLPEEILQLPIGQGLRTLIETLSNSPSGSALFTVGSTFLGTRNQREVSPEFELLNEAIEEARLNSIALEERRNELNEKLAKEDRKKKKKKKKEKKHKGSKEIGGDTNSTGPSNCSEMAESEAAQQLTEAQLLSFDEPAESLPAEPPIVFKDLVDVKAEYDTLNSLVTEQLNEEEKQCMDKLRMYVLEDEGSWALEDNFLNFVGRILRDETIPSNARVKLFNILSVAALKDDVILLLHQDRRDHIIMNYAYDFDLHPAEEQLALTQFLTNLFENLSSSEWLLYISLWQHKNQKINNIRVTTKVAIHALLSPSIDLQTRGAAIIHNLACKEVKTVVFDDLAAELTMALCQYFNDTPEEEQLFVCMKSLARLTQVSSDYVPMTIKMVGMKPTKFLGTSDRVDEQIELVNKRLT
- the LOC143207451 gene encoding uncharacterized protein LOC143207451 isoform X2, which gives rise to MDNDEDSSVMVELYIYDLSKGMAAKMSRTVIGRHVEGIWHTAIVAYGREYYFGPFGIQTARPGGTVLGEPDKVESIGVTYLSYSIFLEYINGLGTSKFTPGTYNLFKHNCNCFTEEVSNFLAGKSIPKYILDLPEEILQLPIGQGLRTLIETLSNSPSGSALFTVGSTFLGTRNQREVSPEFELLNEAIEEARLNSIALEERRNELNEKLAKEDRKKKKKKKKEKKHKGSKEIGGDTNSTGPSNCSEMAESEAAQQLTEAQLLSFDEPAESLPAEPPIVFKDLVDVKAEYDTLNSLVTEQLNEEEKQCMDKLRMYVLEDEGSWALEDNFLNFVGRILRDETIPSNARVKLFNILSVAALKDDVILLLHQDRRDHIIMNYAYDFDLHPAEEQLALTQFLTNLFENLSSSEWLLYISLWQHKNQKINNIRVTTKVAIHALLSPSIDLQTRGAAIIHNLACKEVKTVVFDDLAAELTMALCQYFNDTPEEEQLFVCMKSLARLTQVSSDYVPMTIKMVGMKPTKFLGTSDRVDEQIELVNKRLT